A genomic region of Leptospira mtsangambouensis contains the following coding sequences:
- a CDS encoding MinD/ParA family protein, whose amino-acid sequence MDQAANLRKLTESGAGLKLVQPQDTVKKTKIIAVASGKGGVGKSTVSVNLAISIAKTGLKVLIFDGDLGLANVNVLLGIIPKYNLYHVVKGHKSLKDIVISTPEGVDIIAGASGYSQLANLNETQRNNLIKGFAELDRYDVMIIDTGAGISANVIGLVMPADEVVVVTTPEPTSITDSYGLIKSIVSQSKDKNLKIIVNRVRSAIEGKKVADRVIDISGQFLEVQVENLGFIFQDEEVEKSIREQKPFIIGAPRSKAAACLTRVTHTLLQTEGGFSDEEGLTGFFKKFFSFVDFKEKEMDEKMEEDN is encoded by the coding sequence ATGGACCAAGCTGCAAATCTTAGAAAGCTCACTGAATCTGGTGCTGGATTAAAACTTGTTCAACCCCAGGACACAGTGAAAAAAACCAAAATCATTGCGGTGGCATCTGGAAAAGGTGGTGTGGGAAAGAGCACTGTCTCTGTTAACCTCGCCATCTCAATCGCAAAGACAGGACTCAAAGTTTTAATTTTTGATGGTGACTTGGGTCTTGCGAACGTAAACGTCCTACTTGGCATCATTCCTAAATACAATTTATACCATGTGGTGAAAGGCCATAAGTCTTTAAAAGACATTGTCATCTCCACTCCAGAAGGGGTAGACATCATTGCTGGTGCCTCTGGGTATTCTCAACTTGCCAATCTCAACGAAACACAAAGAAACAATTTAATCAAAGGATTTGCAGAGCTCGATCGTTACGATGTCATGATCATTGACACTGGTGCTGGAATTTCTGCCAATGTGATTGGGCTTGTGATGCCGGCAGACGAAGTGGTTGTGGTCACAACCCCAGAGCCAACTTCCATTACCGATTCTTATGGCCTGATCAAATCCATTGTTTCCCAATCCAAAGACAAAAATCTAAAAATCATCGTCAACCGGGTTCGTTCTGCGATAGAAGGGAAAAAAGTTGCCGACCGTGTCATTGATATCTCTGGTCAATTTTTAGAAGTGCAAGTGGAAAACTTGGGATTTATCTTCCAAGATGAAGAAGTAGAAAAATCGATCCGGGAACAAAAACCATTCATTATCGGAGCTCCTCGCTCTAAAGCAGCAGCTTGTCTGACACGAGTCACTCACACCCTCTTACAAACCGAAGGTGGGTTTTCCGATGAAGAAGGACTCACAGGGTTCTTCAAAAAATTCTTTAGCTTTGTTGATTTCAAAGAAAAGGAAATGGATGAGAAGATGGAGGAAGACAACTAA
- the flhF gene encoding flagellar biosynthesis protein FlhF — translation MDFVKIRGKDLQDCIMQMKMKYGPEAHLYDQRVITEGGLFGTGLMAQRMYEIDVGVPEKQNSKERIERKLKDLKELIKQKQKTESLPESSLVGIGSNQSSAGNLHLRKKNIDAVRPFSERRRRQNPPVYEIEAEEERPVGLSISEAKDSILEVATPSKPRPPERHPHIQRLIDRLLNEGMSSNFLDEMAVALERRLSAVDLTRYANVTEKAVTYLEERIQIDSDLFSGTPRGKRKVIFFVGPTGSGKTTSIAKLAAKYSLHMGKKVSLYTTDNYRIAAIDQLKFYADAMGLPFYAAKDLRKWKETIVRDGSELILVDTAGYSHRKSENLEKLQEFYQVFGEKDYIETVLVLSSTVSKDNALAVANAYESVGYKRILLTKLDEAEFLGSVVELADTIHREFAFLSVGQDVPFDILNASKKLLAECVIFPEKLKGIAGEVFEKTV, via the coding sequence ATGGATTTTGTAAAAATCCGAGGCAAAGACTTACAAGACTGCATCATGCAGATGAAAATGAAATACGGTCCAGAGGCACATCTCTATGACCAAAGGGTGATCACAGAAGGTGGGCTTTTTGGTACAGGGCTTATGGCCCAACGGATGTACGAAATTGATGTAGGTGTTCCCGAAAAACAAAATTCCAAAGAGAGAATTGAACGTAAGTTAAAGGATCTCAAAGAACTGATCAAACAAAAGCAGAAAACAGAATCCCTTCCTGAATCAAGTCTTGTTGGAATTGGATCGAACCAATCTTCTGCTGGGAATCTCCATCTTCGCAAAAAAAATATCGATGCCGTCCGTCCTTTTTCTGAGCGCCGTCGTAGACAAAATCCTCCTGTTTACGAAATTGAAGCGGAAGAAGAAAGACCAGTTGGTTTATCCATTTCGGAAGCAAAAGATTCTATACTTGAGGTGGCGACCCCATCGAAACCAAGACCACCGGAAAGACACCCTCATATCCAAAGACTCATTGATCGTCTGTTAAATGAAGGGATGTCTTCCAATTTTTTAGATGAAATGGCGGTAGCTTTAGAACGTAGGTTATCTGCTGTGGATCTCACTCGTTATGCGAACGTGACTGAAAAGGCTGTGACCTATCTAGAGGAAAGAATCCAAATCGACTCTGATTTGTTTAGTGGGACCCCTCGTGGGAAACGAAAGGTGATATTTTTTGTAGGACCGACTGGATCAGGGAAAACAACATCCATTGCAAAACTGGCAGCAAAGTACAGTTTGCACATGGGTAAAAAAGTTTCCCTGTATACGACTGACAACTATCGGATTGCTGCCATCGACCAACTTAAGTTTTATGCAGATGCAATGGGACTTCCGTTTTATGCAGCCAAAGATTTACGTAAATGGAAGGAGACCATTGTCCGCGATGGATCGGAACTGATCCTTGTCGACACAGCTGGTTATTCCCACAGGAAGTCTGAAAACCTAGAAAAACTTCAGGAATTCTACCAAGTTTTTGGGGAAAAGGATTATATCGAAACAGTCTTAGTGCTTTCCTCTACTGTCTCAAAAGACAATGCGCTTGCAGTAGCGAATGCCTACGAATCGGTCGGGTATAAAAGAATTTTATTAACTAAGCTGGATGAAGCAGAATTTTTAGGTTCTGTAGTGGAATTGGCCGATACTATTCACAGGGAATTCGCATTTTTAAGTGTGGGCCAGGATGTTCCTTTTGATATCCTAAATGCCTCGAAAAAACTTCTTGCCGAATGTGTGATTTTTCCGGAAAAATTGAAAGGGATAGCGGGGGAGGTCTTCGAAAAGACCGTGTAA
- the lpxK gene encoding tetraacyldisaccharide 4'-kinase, translating to MKIFLYLLYPFSLLYRFLFWRQQKGITSFHLPNAFVISVGNITVGGTGKTPFVQYLVHFFKETYPSYAITILSRGYKAEKSREGAILPIESNPNLYGDEPSQHKETFPDVQVIIGRDRKKAFLNYNKFQSPKHIVILDDGFQHKAVHRDFDFVLLDANSPFGNGFTIPIGFLREPVHHLKRADAILFTKLTSNNREKLEEYKNLLNLVGIEAPIFHSNFTASIKEVIFGQSFLLKSYEPNQDEKYFLVTGVGNPNHVYETAKLSLKSDSIRKKFFPDHFEFHSDSLESLIDEIKECEILVTTEKDWVKMRSNLQFVQTLEKKKIRLLLILIQVAVDEDQELKSMLAALVSTYEAKIDQVSKI from the coding sequence ATGAAAATATTCCTGTATCTACTCTATCCCTTTAGTTTGCTTTACCGATTTTTGTTTTGGAGACAACAAAAGGGAATTACATCCTTTCATTTGCCTAATGCATTTGTTATCAGTGTTGGAAACATCACTGTCGGGGGGACAGGCAAAACTCCATTCGTTCAATATTTGGTTCATTTTTTTAAAGAAACATACCCGAGTTATGCGATTACAATTTTATCTCGCGGGTATAAAGCGGAAAAAAGTAGGGAAGGAGCCATTCTTCCCATTGAGTCAAATCCAAATCTTTATGGTGATGAACCAAGCCAACATAAAGAAACATTTCCGGACGTGCAGGTAATTATTGGTCGAGATCGAAAAAAAGCATTTTTAAATTACAACAAATTCCAATCCCCAAAACATATTGTGATTCTGGATGACGGTTTCCAACATAAAGCAGTGCACCGTGATTTTGATTTTGTTTTATTGGATGCAAATTCTCCTTTTGGAAATGGTTTTACAATCCCAATTGGTTTTTTAAGAGAACCGGTTCATCATCTCAAAAGAGCAGATGCGATTCTTTTTACAAAATTAACTTCTAACAATCGAGAGAAGTTAGAAGAATATAAGAATCTACTAAATCTCGTTGGAATCGAAGCTCCCATTTTTCATTCTAATTTTACAGCTTCTATAAAAGAAGTGATCTTTGGTCAAAGTTTTTTGCTGAAATCCTACGAGCCCAATCAAGATGAAAAATATTTTTTAGTTACTGGTGTTGGAAATCCAAACCATGTTTACGAAACAGCTAAGTTATCTTTGAAATCCGATTCTATTCGAAAAAAGTTTTTCCCTGATCACTTTGAGTTCCACTCAGATTCTTTAGAATCCTTAATCGATGAAATTAAAGAATGTGAAATCTTGGTAACAACTGAAAAAGACTGGGTTAAGATGCGATCGAATCTTCAATTTGTTCAAACATTGGAAAAAAAGAAGATTCGATTGTTGTTAATTTTGATTCAAGTAGCTGTGGATGAAGATCAAGAATTGAAATCTATGTTAGCTGCTCTCGTTTCCACATACGAAGCAAAAATCGATCAGGTTTCAAAGATTTAG
- the hisE gene encoding phosphoribosyl-ATP diphosphatase, producing the protein MDFLLKLEELLRKRKEELPEKSYTAELFRDGVDRILKKIGEEAGEVIIAAKNPNEKELIHEIADLIFHLEVLMVEKGISLSTIAKELEKRHS; encoded by the coding sequence ATGGATTTTTTACTGAAATTGGAAGAACTACTCCGTAAACGTAAGGAAGAATTGCCTGAAAAGTCTTATACGGCAGAACTTTTCCGTGATGGAGTTGACCGAATCCTTAAAAAAATTGGGGAAGAGGCAGGTGAGGTGATCATCGCCGCAAAGAATCCTAATGAAAAAGAACTGATTCATGAAATTGCAGATTTGATTTTTCATTTAGAAGTGCTTATGGTAGAAAAAGGAATTAGCCTGTCTACCATTGCGAAAGAATTGGAAAAACGACACAGCTAA
- the mnmD gene encoding tRNA (5-methylaminomethyl-2-thiouridine)(34)-methyltransferase MnmD — translation MEPVNPRNNLKNTIEFKDGVPVSLLFDDVYFSKDGGFEESNYVFLEGNRVTEKLEKTEKSKFRIGELGFGSGLNLFVTLEIWKSLDHPRPTEFISLEGYPLPKEILLSLNNSYPEKEFWFDELILSYEKALEIWQIDNSRNLWTYTWEHSNLRSHFDLKVFFGDIKYCLPQFPEIDVWYLDGFSPGKNPDMWSQESLRLLKTKSIPGTSFATFSSAGFLRRGLAELGFVVEKKKGFGRKREMISGYLESTK, via the coding sequence ATGGAACCAGTCAATCCCAGAAATAATCTAAAAAACACCATCGAGTTCAAAGATGGAGTCCCCGTATCCTTGTTATTTGATGATGTATATTTTTCCAAAGACGGTGGCTTTGAAGAATCTAATTATGTATTCCTCGAAGGGAACAGAGTCACCGAGAAACTAGAAAAAACGGAAAAATCCAAATTTCGAATTGGAGAATTAGGATTTGGTTCAGGGCTCAATTTGTTCGTAACTTTAGAAATATGGAAGTCGTTAGATCACCCTAGACCGACTGAGTTCATAAGTTTAGAAGGTTACCCTTTACCAAAAGAAATTCTCCTATCGTTAAACAATAGTTATCCGGAAAAGGAATTTTGGTTTGATGAATTAATCCTATCCTATGAAAAAGCTTTGGAAATTTGGCAAATCGATAACTCTCGAAATCTCTGGACTTATACATGGGAACATTCCAATCTTCGAAGCCATTTTGATTTAAAAGTATTTTTTGGTGATATAAAATATTGCCTTCCGCAATTCCCAGAAATTGATGTTTGGTATTTGGATGGATTTTCACCAGGGAAAAATCCAGATATGTGGTCCCAAGAATCCTTAAGATTGTTAAAAACAAAGTCTATTCCAGGAACTAGTTTTGCAACATTCTCCTCGGCTGGATTTCTGAGAAGAGGTCTCGCCGAACTTGGATTTGTTGTAGAAAAGAAAAAAGGATTTGGACGCAAACGAGAAATGATTTCAGGGTATTTGGAATCAACTAAATGA
- a CDS encoding tetratricopeptide repeat protein: MVRKILPIFFFLISSSLFADSNWGSSIQKGFEIAKHDKKFIIVDVFADWCTYCLVLEKEIFPDPEVSKVLDQFVRVRLDGEEFPNLRKKYNIEGYPTILFIDGDGNYVTKISGLATKEDILVVSKRILQEPSLESYLKTELRKNQNSPDIHFRLGLLYFQNKEFEKAELQFTESIQKSKSLPVLKENAHFNLNLVKSIHGPKDSAVKSWKEYLELYPTSTRKTTAKLYYGLTLKDAGESKLAKSILTEIKPQLVSETDKTMCNEALSEIERGF; this comes from the coding sequence ATGGTTCGTAAGATTCTGCCAATTTTTTTCTTTCTCATCTCAAGTTCCTTGTTTGCTGATTCCAATTGGGGAAGTTCAATCCAAAAGGGATTCGAAATAGCAAAACATGACAAAAAGTTCATTATTGTTGATGTATTTGCAGATTGGTGTACATACTGTTTGGTTTTAGAAAAGGAAATTTTCCCTGATCCAGAAGTAAGCAAAGTATTGGATCAATTCGTTAGGGTTCGGTTAGATGGAGAAGAGTTTCCAAACCTTCGAAAAAAATACAATATAGAAGGTTATCCCACGATCCTATTCATTGACGGAGATGGGAACTACGTCACAAAGATTTCTGGACTTGCTACGAAAGAAGATATACTGGTCGTTTCCAAAAGGATCCTCCAAGAACCGAGTTTGGAATCCTATCTCAAAACAGAACTTAGAAAAAATCAGAACAGCCCGGATATTCATTTTAGGTTGGGTCTACTGTATTTCCAAAACAAAGAATTCGAAAAAGCGGAATTACAATTTACTGAATCCATTCAAAAATCAAAATCTTTACCAGTTCTCAAAGAAAATGCACATTTTAACCTTAACCTGGTAAAATCCATCCATGGACCTAAAGACTCAGCCGTTAAATCATGGAAAGAATATTTAGAATTGTATCCAACCTCTACTCGCAAAACGACCGCTAAACTTTACTATGGTCTTACGTTAAAGGATGCTGGTGAATCTAAACTAGCAAAGTCAATTCTTACAGAGATAAAACCACAATTGGTATCAGAAACGGATAAAACTATGTGTAACGAGGCTTTGTCGGAAATAGAAAGAGGATTTTAG
- the mnmC gene encoding FAD-dependent 5-carboxymethylaminomethyl-2-thiouridine(34) oxidoreductase MnmC encodes MNANVKKAVVVGAGISGASICFALKKRNIQTILLDAESGPAQHASGNPIGVVYPFLTKHKLAESEFSLSAFQYFLSIWEDFHLKSLVPHVDGIYFLMDTDAAYDRYSNAIKSHQIPDNVAIEKIEPFSGLPAIFFPNGKSVSPVDLTKQILTISNPETKYSCKLHSWEESGNEEKVICQTSDGEIHCDYLFLSQGYQFANDPHSNWLPLQKVRGQILKFPEKKPTNIHGILYGDYITSAIDGYQVLGATFDEYKLEENPRPEESILLWQKLIKMLPKLSEPWGPQNPSLFPTRVSYRTQSQDRHPVVGKLPNMSKLDLSVKYQNVLRNGKKQMDIPYYKSVGILNGLGSRGLTHALFAAEILVSEMIEGQKITTESISKSLKPDRFLLRMWKREQLT; translated from the coding sequence ATGAACGCAAACGTGAAAAAAGCCGTAGTAGTCGGAGCTGGAATTTCAGGGGCAAGTATTTGTTTTGCATTAAAAAAAAGAAATATCCAAACCATTCTCCTCGATGCTGAATCGGGGCCGGCTCAACATGCAAGTGGAAATCCAATTGGTGTCGTATACCCCTTCCTCACAAAACACAAACTAGCCGAATCAGAATTCTCGCTTTCAGCCTTTCAATATTTTCTTTCGATTTGGGAAGATTTCCATTTAAAATCACTTGTCCCACATGTTGATGGCATTTACTTTCTAATGGACACGGATGCGGCATACGATCGTTATTCGAACGCAATTAAATCGCATCAAATTCCAGACAATGTCGCAATCGAAAAAATTGAACCATTCTCTGGTTTGCCCGCAATATTTTTCCCTAACGGAAAATCTGTTTCTCCTGTGGACCTAACAAAACAAATACTAACCATTTCCAATCCAGAAACAAAGTATTCTTGTAAATTACATAGTTGGGAAGAATCAGGAAACGAAGAGAAAGTCATTTGTCAAACTTCAGATGGAGAAATCCATTGCGACTACTTATTCCTGAGCCAAGGATACCAATTTGCAAACGATCCACATTCAAACTGGTTACCATTACAAAAGGTGAGAGGACAAATTCTAAAGTTCCCTGAAAAAAAACCAACAAATATTCATGGAATTCTCTATGGCGATTATATTACTTCAGCAATTGACGGTTATCAAGTATTAGGTGCAACATTCGACGAATACAAACTAGAGGAAAACCCAAGACCCGAAGAATCAATTTTACTTTGGCAAAAACTTATAAAAATGCTACCAAAGCTTTCTGAACCTTGGGGACCACAAAACCCTAGTTTGTTTCCAACAAGAGTTAGTTACCGTACCCAGTCACAAGATAGGCACCCAGTTGTAGGGAAATTGCCAAATATGTCAAAACTGGATCTATCAGTGAAATACCAAAACGTTTTGAGAAATGGAAAAAAACAAATGGATATCCCTTATTACAAATCTGTAGGGATTCTAAATGGCCTTGGGTCAAGAGGGCTCACTCATGCATTATTTGCTGCGGAAATTTTGGTTTCTGAAATGATTGAAGGTCAGAAAATAACGACAGAATCTATTTCTAAATCTTTGAAACCTGATCGATTTTTGCTTCGTATGTGGAAACGAGAGCAGCTAACATAG
- a CDS encoding FapA family protein, whose amino-acid sequence MSLSEFLTEELKEFDRKEKEQVEVIADTIEECLAIASQHLGRKVHEIDYTVLKRGKKSLFFSEPYHIRASIIPDDLLLDELSLLDEHLTGGSGKLVSKDLKELVTPKNKDGRVTVKIYRTGVFLTVYPPTGEGLEMTIADVSKRLSFRGIAGVDQTLINKILKEKKGEPALISNQKPKAGNDSSCNVEIAQENMRAFVTVFPPRPGGRDLEVSDIVAALKGMGVAFGLKEDEIRKNLDEDVVNKPFIGAEGDFPVNGKNAEIKYYVRTEKKINFKEDQSGRVDYKDLDMIENVVVGQLLAEKLPAEKGKFGRNLFGMVLPAKDGLDTELKQGKGTILSEDKMRLTAEVNGQVLYAAGRLSVETVYRINGDVGVRTGNVTFLGSIIITGNVEDNYSVKAAGNIEIYGTVQKAIVEADGDIIVRQGVTGREEARVESTGGNIVAKFIQNATCITEKDIIVQEGILHSHLMAGGKISCKGKRGQIVGGTIQAAQLISAKIIGSQANPQTDLIVGNNPKILKQIQEYEEKRNENQDKLDQLTKTMRTLKARKEADPASFTSEQDAHLQKLEAGTKKLEKRIAEAGKDIQTLTEYMDEQAANGRISVEKTIFPGVTIRIRNAEFKLRHETKAKTFYEEESQVRSAPYEDPDETKNDWRKKRGRGKSKN is encoded by the coding sequence ATGTCTCTCTCTGAATTTCTTACAGAGGAACTGAAAGAGTTCGACCGTAAGGAAAAAGAACAAGTAGAAGTCATTGCTGATACCATCGAAGAGTGTCTAGCAATTGCATCGCAGCACTTGGGTCGTAAGGTTCACGAAATTGATTATACAGTTTTAAAAAGAGGAAAAAAATCCCTTTTCTTTTCTGAACCATATCATATCCGAGCCTCCATCATTCCTGATGATTTATTATTAGATGAATTAAGTCTACTTGATGAACATCTAACGGGTGGTAGTGGGAAATTAGTATCCAAAGACTTAAAAGAACTTGTGACCCCTAAAAATAAAGATGGTCGAGTCACAGTAAAAATATATAGAACTGGCGTATTTTTAACGGTTTATCCTCCTACTGGGGAAGGGCTGGAAATGACAATAGCAGATGTTTCCAAAAGACTTTCCTTTCGTGGAATTGCCGGTGTTGACCAAACATTGATCAATAAAATCCTGAAAGAAAAAAAAGGGGAACCTGCTCTTATCTCCAATCAAAAACCAAAGGCCGGAAACGATTCCAGTTGCAACGTAGAAATCGCTCAAGAAAATATGCGAGCTTTTGTAACTGTGTTTCCACCAAGGCCTGGTGGACGTGATTTAGAAGTCTCTGACATTGTTGCGGCTCTCAAAGGAATGGGAGTTGCGTTTGGACTGAAAGAAGATGAAATTCGTAAAAATCTAGATGAAGATGTTGTGAACAAACCTTTCATTGGGGCTGAAGGTGATTTTCCTGTAAATGGTAAAAATGCGGAAATCAAATACTATGTTCGCACAGAAAAGAAAATCAACTTCAAGGAAGATCAATCAGGTCGAGTCGATTACAAAGATTTAGATATGATTGAAAACGTTGTCGTGGGACAATTGTTAGCCGAAAAGCTTCCTGCAGAAAAAGGGAAGTTTGGTCGTAATTTATTTGGAATGGTTTTACCTGCCAAAGATGGTTTGGATACCGAACTCAAACAAGGAAAAGGAACCATCTTGTCGGAAGACAAAATGCGTCTCACTGCAGAGGTCAACGGACAGGTGTTATATGCTGCCGGCCGGCTTTCTGTGGAAACTGTTTACCGAATCAATGGAGACGTGGGAGTTCGTACTGGAAATGTTACCTTCCTTGGTTCTATCATCATCACAGGTAACGTGGAAGATAACTATTCTGTCAAAGCGGCCGGGAATATTGAAATTTATGGAACGGTCCAAAAAGCCATCGTCGAAGCCGATGGTGATATCATTGTGCGCCAAGGGGTAACGGGAAGAGAAGAAGCAAGAGTGGAATCCACAGGCGGAAACATTGTTGCGAAATTCATCCAGAACGCTACTTGCATCACAGAAAAAGACATCATTGTCCAAGAAGGAATTTTACATTCTCATTTGATGGCAGGGGGGAAAATCTCCTGTAAAGGAAAACGTGGCCAGATTGTGGGAGGAACCATCCAAGCAGCCCAACTGATCTCTGCCAAAATCATCGGATCCCAAGCCAATCCGCAGACTGACCTCATTGTGGGGAACAACCCCAAGATCTTAAAGCAGATCCAGGAATACGAAGAAAAACGAAACGAGAACCAGGATAAGTTGGACCAGCTGACAAAGACCATGCGCACTCTCAAAGCGAGAAAAGAAGCGGACCCGGCCAGTTTTACTTCCGAACAAGACGCCCATTTGCAGAAATTAGAGGCTGGGACCAAAAAGCTGGAGAAACGGATCGCTGAGGCTGGAAAGGACATCCAAACCCTCACCGAGTACATGGACGAGCAGGCTGCTAATGGCCGTATTTCGGTCGAGAAGACCATTTTCCCAGGAGTCACCATCCGCATCCGCAACGCAGAGTTCAAACTCCGCCACGAGACCAAGGCCAAAACTTTCTACGAAGAAGAGTCCCAGGTCCGTAGTGCGCCTTACGAAGATCCGGACGAAACGAAAAATGACTGGAGAAAAAAGAGAGGGCGTGGTAAGTCTAAGAATTAA
- the whiG gene encoding RNA polymerase sigma factor WhiG, producing MSRLLDKYNQFDETDLWKKYRVTKDAEIRSYLVEKYSPLVKHVAGRIAIGMPQNVEFEDLVSYGVFGLLDAIEKFDPSREIKFKTYAMTRIRGSIFDELRSVDWIPRSIRQKAKQLENIIAMLENKEGKKVDDEEIAKELGVSMEEYNSLLAKLSGTSLVSLNDIWFLGDENDEVSFMETLESPMNMNPDNIIEKEEIKNVIVEAIQSLPEKEKKVIVLYYYEDLTLKEIGEVLEVTESRISQLHTKAVARLRSKLSKVKSAIQKR from the coding sequence ATGTCAAGATTGCTAGACAAATACAATCAGTTTGATGAGACAGATCTTTGGAAAAAATACCGTGTCACTAAGGATGCGGAGATCCGAAGTTACCTTGTTGAAAAATATTCACCTCTCGTCAAACACGTGGCAGGGCGAATTGCCATTGGTATGCCTCAAAATGTTGAGTTTGAAGACCTCGTCAGTTATGGCGTCTTTGGTCTGTTAGATGCCATTGAAAAATTTGACCCTTCCAGAGAAATTAAATTCAAAACTTATGCGATGACCCGTATCCGTGGGTCCATCTTTGACGAACTCCGAAGTGTGGATTGGATCCCTCGTTCCATTCGTCAAAAAGCAAAACAACTAGAAAACATCATTGCCATGCTTGAAAACAAGGAAGGCAAAAAAGTGGATGATGAAGAGATCGCAAAAGAACTCGGCGTCTCCATGGAAGAATACAATTCTCTCCTAGCAAAACTTTCTGGAACCTCTCTTGTATCTCTCAATGATATTTGGTTTCTCGGTGATGAGAACGATGAAGTTTCCTTTATGGAAACTCTCGAGTCTCCGATGAATATGAACCCGGACAATATCATCGAAAAAGAAGAAATCAAAAACGTAATTGTAGAAGCCATTCAATCACTTCCGGAAAAAGAAAAGAAAGTCATTGTACTCTATTATTATGAAGACCTCACTCTCAAAGAAATCGGTGAGGTTTTAGAAGTTACGGAATCAAGAATTTCCCAACTTCATACAAAAGCAGTCGCAAGGCTTCGTAGCAAACTCTCCAAAGTAAAATCCGCGATCCAGAAAAGGTAA